From the genome of Branchiostoma lanceolatum isolate klBraLanc5 chromosome 11, klBraLanc5.hap2, whole genome shotgun sequence:
GCGGTTTGTGGCTGTGTCAAACGACATTTCCACAACAGGGCAGCCATCTTGGCATCACAAAAATGCTGCCGGCCGCAAAGTTTACCGTCTGAGGCCGCTTCGCAAACACTGGCCACGCGGAATATCAATCTCTCAATACACCGACAGTGAGACGAAATCAGTAGACTGAGAGGAATATCCGATTAAAGGCGTAAGGAAAAAAAAGGCCAACTTCGCTCGCTTCCGTGTGGTTGTGAGCTATGGTGGCGGAGCGCTGCGGGCGACAGGAAAGAGCGGCCCCGGCAGCATGCAGAGGCACGCCAACGTGCAGGCCCCTAGCCGCTCTGTCTCGGACAACTATCCCACAATATATGTGCAAATTAAGCGCGTCTCCAGGCTAGACATCGTCAGGATATCTTACCGTCTGACAGGTGTGGAGTCGTCCGTACTTCTGTGGAATCCAGGCGAGGGGGAATCCCGTGAGCTCACCCTCCAGATCTACTGTTGCGGGGGCCTGGCATGGGTTCCTGGTGGTGCAAGGGGTACGGAGAGAGAGGGATATAATACGGCGCGGTTTGAAGCTCTATCTCGCCCGCGAGAGTCTTCAAAAGCTTCGGTACTATACCATCGAACGGTGATCTTCCGTGAACGAGGGTCTGATGGCGTTGTCGAGCCCTAACGGCGCCTGTAGGACGGGGAAGGGGACCTACACTCCACCTCCCAGCTCGGCCATGACCCAGGCTGCGGCTGCAGGAAGTAAGCACGGAGACCTCGGCCACGTGACCATTGACGTCATGAAACTCGTCCCCAGTCCTCCACACTCTCGTTCGTTATCACGTTTTGCCGAAGGGGAAACGTTAACTAAGTATCTAACAAAAGGCTGCTTGCAGAGTCAAACTACGCATTTGACTTTTGGTCGTCATTCTTCttttcagcacactgaagtgcGTCATTGAAGAGATAAAGTGAGTTTCAAATAGAGATGACCATGCATTTCTACGTCATTTATTTGCCAGGTTTTCCGTTACACCTGGGTTGCTGACTGAGCGACCGCTTTCTTGTCTTATCAGTAACTTGAGTAagagaatgaagaggaattGTTAAACGACACATAAGTCTTCGTCAGTTCTTTTGTATGGCTGTCGACATGTCAATTGCCGTGCGCTCTGATAAGCTGTGACCGTGACTATAAACCTGCGTGTGCGATTTCGCCCCGGTGGTTTCATGAGGTTGCCAAGGATATCAAAAGCCATCAAATGAGTGAACTGAATTCAATGCACTTTACATTGGTACATGGAACTCATTTGATGGCTTTTCACTGCGGACGAAGCAATGACAATTACCATATGCATGTTCAGTGTTTGTTTGATTGcttgttcttgttttttattgctTCATTTGCTGGTTgtttggttgcttgcttgcttcaCGGGagggttagttggttggttggttggttggttggttggttggttggttggttggttggttggttggttggttggttggttggttggttggttggttggttggttggttggttggttggctggttggttggttttggTTTCTTGCTTGCTTGGTTGCGTAAGAAGTGATCAACGTCACGTCGACCATCGCTGACCCAAATTTGCTGATGCGTGCCGCCGGTGGTCAGCCGAACTCTCCCCCACACACATGATCTCTGTAACCACATATGCTTCTCATCTTACCTCCGGCCGATATCAATTTAACCGCAAAATCACATCAACCGCAAACGTGATGGTGCAGCCAAACTACAGGGGTGTagattttactctccaagcggGTTgggctctggctggtttttgacgtgtttttagatcTTTTTAGGccttttttgtcgggctttctatttttgtcccgttttcttttaaTATGTGTGAGCTGGAGACATAAAATGTTAGCTTTCCGTACTGTCCAAAAACTGTGAAACTCCACTTCAGTTGGAGTAGGCTGGGATAAGTTGATGTGTATTTTCGGCACGGACAGTGTAAAACAGATCACTTTTTGTCTTCCTTCAAAAGAAacataagttagaacttaggaTGCATATTTGGGAGTGCAACTTCTAAAGGTGCTTAGGCACCTGCTTTGCCCTAcctttcacattgtgaagaACCCAAATAAAGAAATAGTATGTATACGCGGCCTTTAGCCTCCAGTTGGTCTAACGTGGCGCTACAAGATCCTACAAAGAGGATACGAAAAAGTGCAGAAAGGACCAGTACGATGGGACAACTATATGACGGAATTCTTTATGTAACTTGTATATCACATTAGCATACTGTGAtgagctaatctccaagcagatgcggggTTCGTCTTAGCGTTTTTACTCTCGCTTTGAGGAAGTTTCTAACGCTATGTCTTAGTGGTCCGCGTTTGTATCCCTCCGCTAGCCAGGAGGTCAGAAGAGACGGGGAGGTCCGAAaggtttgtatacatgtaccaggctATCCCTCCGCCTCCCCGCGGTAGGAAACACTGAGTCGTACCCCACTTCTGCTTGGCGATTATAATGAGCACCTCTGGTCACGATTGGTTTCCGTTTCCTCTCGATATCTGTATCGatgtcaatattttttttcttctttcctgtATCTTCTTTCCTGTTTGCTCTGAAGGAGTCAGCAGTCAATACACTAGTGCGACGACCTTCGATGTACCCAAGTAACCTTCACAACTAAATAACATACTGGACAGGGTTAATAGCCTAGGATTTCATTCCGCGCATTCGGCGATAAATACAGCATTGGAACTGGAGCGTAAAAAGCGCCAATGGTGCGTCTACGCGAGTTCTTAATGGACCCTGGCGTCAGTTTTAGCTCAGAATCTCGTTAAAACCCACTCACGGCGAAGCGCATGATTGCTACCATAACATTTTGATAGATTTTAGATGGGTCAGATGCGTGGGAAAAAAAACTAGATCTCGTCAAGTGCTTCAGCCGTACAACAAAGTCGACAAGCTCtattaaaaagtaaaaaagtaaaCCAGCTCAGCCATCACGACCAACTACATTTTAATTGTCCGTGAGAAAGAgagggatagagagagagagagagaggagagataaatagagagagagagagaaattcacaatacaaattGGTTTCTCTACCGTGGAATGTAGGATAGTGTAGCGTGTATAACACTGTGCCTTCATTATGTCCAATTTCTAACTAAGCCGAAGTCGCTTTCACATTGATTGCTATAGTCCTGTAGTTTCTGCATCTTTCCTAGTCCGTCTCATCAAATAGGTAGTTCCATTTGAAAACTTTACTTACCGCTCTGATCACATTTAATGGCACAGAAGCATTGAGCACGAATGATACAGTAGAATTCCCGGACTTTGATGGCTTGGCGCTCACCCATAATCATTCGCGGTATGTTGTAATGAATGGTTGCTGTCAGAGGTGCTGACGTCATGGTAATTGATTCCCGCCATTTCGATTTCCAACGCTCGGGTTGCCTTTGACTTTCGCCAAGGACTTTTGGAAAGTGTTGTCGCCCATACTAGGAGGTACTATTTCACTTTCATTGAAAGTTGAGTTGTTTGAAAATCTTTACGCCGTGTACACATAATCGTCATCGGACGAGCTTGAAACTTGTTGGTACAACAGCAGCCTCTTACGGATGTATGCCGAACTGCACCCagggattttaaaaaatatcCACAACAGTTTCACAACAACATCGTTGTCTTTGAACATTCACGCATCCGAACAGGCCCTTTCTATTGCGTTTTCTTTTCACATGCTCCTATAACTTTTAAGCATAAGCCTAGACTTAGTTGAGGGCTTAAGATGTGTTATATTTTCGCCTCCGCTACCCAACCCTGCTTAATACAGCGTCAGGACGCATTAACTTTTGTCACGAAAACCGTTCTCGTGCGAAAGAAGTGCTAAGTCGGCAGTCCTGCCTGGCTCTAGTTTATTGATGTGCGACCTAGATGACAACCTACGGTGTCGGCAGCAGCGCATTGGCAGACTGTTTGACGACAGAAGCCACACGAGAGCCGGCGGCCTCAGACACCCCATCGTCTGACAGTGACAGAGCAGCAACAGGTGTTTGGGTCGGGCGCGAAAAAGGCTCACGTAGGTGAACCATCGCCATGCCTCCCTATTAACATGATTAAAGGGTTTATAGATCTAGAAATATAGACGGTAGACGTTTGAGAATATCAGACATCCAGGTCACGTGAAAAAAGGATAAAACTGTGTATTTACTACTGGATTACTGAATTAATAAAAtcagtaatacagcagtaaaGACTCAATTTATTCTTCTTCCTAGAACATTTcacctttttctttttcttcttcgttATTTCATGCTTGATTTTAACCTCATTGAGCTGAGGACTACCTGACTGTAAAACTTAATTAACTCTACTCTAATCTACTCTTCTCTTGCTTTTTCTGAACTTCAGGACGTTGACCTAGAAAACGGAGACCTACATTTTGACATGTGTGACAGAACTATGGGGATTCTATTTCTGCGTCACCAGAAATTGATTGAACTGAACAGGGACATAAACCATTCAAATTCTTTCTACGATCAGGTTACTTAGAAAAGGATTTTTCACTATTCATCTTCTTGACCTTCAATATTGTTTTACTTTCAACTCTGCTCATATGACCTTCGAACATGGTTACTGAAATTTCCCTCTTCATTAGCTTGTAGGAAGTCTGTAAAAAAGTATCAGAATTTTAAGTTACAAATTATACTGGACATTATCTGTATTGTGGTGTAACGTTAAATGCATTTCAAGCTCCCCCAACCATGCATGTGCAAGCAcatcaaacccccagatgatggggaactgAAGACGCTAAACTGGatagtcagtgagtgagtggttTGAGGCTCCTTTGCAGCACCTTGTCAACTTCAAGTTTAATAACATGTGAACTGGGAAGTCTCTGTAGATGTTTGGGATCTCCAAGTGTTGTTTGAGTCTATTGATTGCTAAGGTAAATACGAATCACTGACTGCTATCTATTGTGATATTGTCATGTCATAATGTTGATCATACACAGTCATACCCACACAGTTCATGATCCTTcttggtatgtgtgtatgtcCCAGAATGTATATAAAAACTGGTTTAGTGCATATTGTCTTAAACGATGTCCTTTCCTACTATATAAATTCATAGGCACAACTTTacacaaataaatgaaacaGTGAGTTTAGAAATTTGTTAAAACTCTTAAAAACCTTTATTGAACAATTGGATTCAGttaaaatacatcacaaaatcaaTGTTTCTTCTTTCAATATACATGTGCAATGAAAGGACAGGAATAAATGCAACTTTCACAGCAAATCTTGCCATTCTAGATACAAATTCTAGACACAAATTCAATATAAATTCTAGATTTAGATCCTATAGTGTAATTGACAAGTTATGGCATTTTTGCAACACGGTATGATCAAGAATTAATGATCGTAAGATGatcatagatacatacatacatacagttgAATGAATTATCAAAATTGCTTTGAGACACTATGAGAAGTCAATATGATTCAGTATGCTACAGTCATATCTCTAACAGGCGTTAAAAGGTGGGTAGGTTAGGAATGTTGATGGGGGTACACGAGTCCAGACACAGGTGTTCCAGGTGCTTTAACATCGTCTTGACCCCATCCAGCCCCGCCTGAGTCACCTGCCTACACTGGGACACGTTCAGGAACTTCAGCTGCTTCAGGTGTCGGCCAATGTGGTGTAGACTCACATCCGTGATCTTACACCCCTCCAAGTCCAACCTCTCTAATTGCGTCAGCTTCTCCGATAGATGCTGGATGGATGAATCGGTGATCCTGTAGCACCACGACAACTTCACGACCTTCAGTGACGAGGCGTGACAGATGTCAATCACGTCGGGGTCCGAGACTCGACTGCAGCAACTCAGGTCGACGGCGCGAAGGTTCCGGAAGGCACCGTCCAGCTCCAATGACTTGAACCAGCGCGGCGGGATCTCGCAGTTCCTGGTCTCCAAGGTGACAAGGGATTCCGGGAGGTCGGCGAGGTTGACGCCGGTGAGGTCGGCCGTGGTGATACAGAAGTGTCGCAGGGATGCAGCGCGGGACTTCAGCTCCAGTAGGAGGGGCGTGGACACAATCTCACCGGTCCTGCCACTGTGGGAGTACATCAGGGACATTGAAGTTACAGCTGATACTCGAAATAAGGACTTTTCACATGACATCATtgtgttggtgtccctatttgcatctCAAGTGTTTTCGGACATcgacacaaaaaaacaaagacaagGATACCAAAAGAACTGCtgataaaacatacaaaataaacaaaataagaaCCAACAtccattgatatgcaaatagggGCACCGACATGGCAGTCAGCACTTGCCTGCCTGCTTCATTGAGTCAAAACAGACATAGATTGACCTTTCTCTACCTAGTTTAATGAGGAACCATTCTGTGTAGGAGTGGATACCGGTTTGACTTAATATcgtccaagtccaggtttaggtccagagattcaggttcaggtcc
Proteins encoded in this window:
- the LOC136444949 gene encoding F-box/LRR-repeat protein 12-like isoform X2; this translates as MARVCKRWKRLAYERPLWKRVNLAPYSRRLDGRAMWRIVRQFFTPSLKSLTLAGHLHSGRTGEIVSTPLLLELKSRAASLRHFCITTADLTGVNLADLPESLVTLETRNCEIPPRWFKSLELDGAFRNLRAVDLSCCSRVSDPDVIDICHASSLKVVKLSWCYRITDSSIQHLSEKLTQLERLDLEGCKITDVSLHHIGRHLKQLKFLNVSQCRQVTQAGLDGVKTMLKHLEHLCLDSCTPINIPNLPTF
- the LOC136444949 gene encoding F-box/LRR-repeat protein 12-like isoform X1; the protein is MATVDTAESDFLLPDYILTEIFSYLQIRDLLRMARVCKRWKRLAYERPLWKRVNLAPYSRRLDGRAMWRIVRQFFTPSLKSLTLAGHLHSGRTGEIVSTPLLLELKSRAASLRHFCITTADLTGVNLADLPESLVTLETRNCEIPPRWFKSLELDGAFRNLRAVDLSCCSRVSDPDVIDICHASSLKVVKLSWCYRITDSSIQHLSEKLTQLERLDLEGCKITDVSLHHIGRHLKQLKFLNVSQCRQVTQAGLDGVKTMLKHLEHLCLDSCTPINIPNLPTF